A section of the Virgibacillus sp. NKC19-3 genome encodes:
- a CDS encoding SA1362 family protein, with protein MPRNKMSVKSILIYTLIGLAVIGIVSQLFTNTVNFFTSIFITLGIGIAIFAVFYFVFLRKRTPSNDMQKYKKAVKQSKAKYKQPKATHQTTTANRQQTQIKKKVNKRAPHLRVIDGNKHKKKDRASF; from the coding sequence ATGCCTCGTAATAAAATGTCCGTCAAGTCCATATTGATCTATACACTGATCGGTTTAGCAGTGATAGGAATAGTATCACAACTATTCACAAACACGGTAAATTTCTTCACTAGTATTTTTATTACGCTCGGGATTGGTATAGCAATTTTTGCGGTATTCTATTTTGTATTTCTCAGAAAAAGAACCCCTTCGAATGACATGCAAAAATACAAAAAAGCTGTTAAACAATCAAAAGCAAAATATAAACAGCCCAAGGCAACTCACCAAACAACAACTGCTAATAGGCAGCAAACGCAAATAAAGAAAAAAGTAAATAAACGTGCACCACACCTACGTGTAATTGACGGAAATAAGCACAAGAAAAAAGACCGGGCTTCCTTTTAG